The Dehalococcoidales bacterium genome contains a region encoding:
- a CDS encoding NAD-dependent epimerase/dehydratase family protein — MLIAFFTRPQLPVSPGSIDNSLASHEANATGTLNILLAARDKGVRKVVYASSSSVYGDTPTLPKTEAITPNPRSPCSVSKLVGEY; from the coding sequence GTGCTCATTGCATTTTTCACTAGGCCGCAATTGCCAGTGTCCCCCGGGAGTATTGACAATTCGTTAGCCTCTCACGAGGCGAATGCCACCGGTACCCTGAATATACTGCTGGCTGCCCGGGACAAGGGGGTCAGGAAGGTGGTCTACGCATCCTCATCGTCGGTCTACGGGGATACGCCCACCCTTCCCAAGACAGAGGCGATAACTCCCAATCCCCGGTCTCCCTGTTCCGTGAGCAAGCTTGTCGGCGAGTACTGA